Below is a genomic region from Fischerella sp. PCC 9605.
GAGGTTTAAATAATTAACTCCTTCTTGTTGAGCAATCAAAGCCAGTCGATGATTGATACGAGTAACGCGGCTATTAGAAATTGTCGGCAGGCGAGTTGGCAAAATTGATTGGATAATAATCACACTATCTGGATGATTCTGCTGCAAACGGCGGATAATCCGGCGATGATTGCTTAAAATCTCCTCATCGGTTGCACCTCTACGTAAGTCGTTAATCCCAGCCATGACATAAATAACACTGGGTTTAGTTGTGGCAAAAGCAGACAATCTTGTTAAAACACCACTAGAAGTATCTCCAGATATTCCCTGATTCAGCCACAATTTTTCGCTAGGGAGCATATCTTTGGGAAACCACATACTCAAAGAATCACCTAGTAAAATACTCAAGCGATTGTTGCCTTGACCTTTAGCGATCGCTTTGGCTTCCATTGCCAATAAACCTTTCCAGTCTTGATAGGTTAATTTATACTTATCCCCTGACTCTGACAATGTCTGCAAGTAATCATCATATGAGCGAGTATAAATCTTACCTGCCTTGAGAGCTGCCAATCGATGGTAATAAAGTTGATTTCCAGAGACAAGCTTACGAACAGGCTTATAGCTTGGCTTTGGTAATGATTCTGCTACAGCCAAATTGCGATCGCTGAATTCTGGCGAGGGAGTTTCTAAAGTTGGGGCTACCGTTCCACCTACAGCGGGCTGCAAATTCTGTTTTGTATTCCAAGTTACTTGATTGTCTGAATTGACAGTCGATTGCTGTGGTAATACTGGTACAACTATTCCTGTTAACAAACCTGCTGCCAACAGATAAACATCCCTCATGTCGTATTTTCTCCTGTTTTAGTTATTATCTTTCCAAATCACAGCAGTTATTTGCTGATTACAGGATAATCCTTCATCAGCTAAATCCTCACCTTCTACAGTATTTACACTGTATAGGTGTTATTTCGCTAGCTAGTGAGATTACTTTTACAATATCTTTAATGTGTTTTCCTGTGAATAGATTTGTATAATATAAGACTAATTTTATCAGTATTTAAGTAGTATTACTAAATTATCTACTTCTAACACTTCTATAAACTTCTTAATCAAAAAAAGTTTTAAGATTCATGCAGTGAAAATAAATAAACCGTCATGAACAAGTCAAAACGCAGATGCACTCAGCATTATTCCCTTCTGGCTTCAAACACTAAGTTTGTTACTCTTCAAACCGATAACGGCTACCGATCGCATAATTTTCATTCATCTCAAACGAGATCCACCGCCTTTGCAAAGTCTCAGCAACGAAACCTGTTGTATTGGAACCTGCAAAGGGATCTAAAATCAGATCGCCTTCATCTGTTAAAAATTTAATAAAGAACTCCGCAAAACCTTGGGGAAAACGCGCAGGATGAGGTTGTATTCCCGCTGCTTTACAGCGACGCAGGTATACACTATTAGATTCAGTATTGGCAATTTCTAGTAAGTTAGGTGGAATTGCACCCTGATTATTTTTTTGAAACTTCTCAGAAATATCATGTCCACTAGGACGCATTTTAGCTTTATAGCCATTTTTGAGTAACTGCTTCATACTCTGGCTGTATGGCTTTAAAACTTTTCTGTTATCAGCTTTCGGGTGAGGCGTTTTCGATAACCACCAAACTACATTTACTGAATCTTTAACGCGAATGCGCCTAATTGTCACCCATTCAGCAGGAGTAGGTAGTCGTGCTGGATTATAGTGATAAAATTCTTGGGCAAGAAAGAAGCCGACTTCCTTACACAACCTGACTAATAATTCATATTGGTAGATACTCCGTACTGGATTACCAGGTAGGTAAGCACCGCCTAAATCCAGTACAAATGAGCCATCATCTACAAGTACTCTTTTGAATTCGTAGGCAAAAGGTAGAAACCATTCTATATATTTTTCAGCACTTTCGTTGCCGTATTCTTTTTTGCGGGTGAGCGCGAATGGAGGTGAAGTAATAATTAGATTAATACTGTTATCTTCAATAAATTTTATTAGCTCTTGGCTATCACCTAAATATGCAGCACCGTAATTTTGAGAGTAATAGGGTGTAAAGTTTATTGCTTTTTCTGATTTTATTTGTTCTTGTGTCAAGAGAATTTGTGCTTATAATTTATTTTCATATCAAATTCTTATTTAAATCCCCTCTTGTTTAGAAAGAGGGGTACTTAAAAGGAAAATAGGGTAGAAATAAAACTCTACCATTTTTTGTAAGGAAGAAATTTACCAGACATGATAACTTTAACGCGATCGCCTTTGGGGTCTTCTTCTTTTTCTATATCTAAAGTAAAATCAATTGCGCTCATGATTCCATCGCCAAACTTTTCGTGAATCACCGCTTTCATCGGCATTCCATACACTTGCATAATTTCGTAAAAACGGTAAATCAGAGGATCTGTTGGTACAACAGGGCCTAATCCTTTAACAGGATATTCTGTTAATTCTTTCACATAACTTTCATCAAGTCCTAATGCTTCAACTAATTGTTTTGCCTCTTCCTCAGAAGCACTAGCTTGACGATAGATTGCAGCCGCAATCCATACTTCATCACGTCCTAAAATCCTTTCTAAATCTGTAAAGCTTAGTCCCTTATCTTTTTTCGCTGCCAACAGCTTTTGAGTTATTTCGGGAATAGACACTTTCAGACTCCTTGTGCTAAGCAACTGCTGGTCTAAGATTATATCTTGCGATCGCTTTTTAATGCTTCATTAAGAAGTTTTTAAAACGCAAAAGTTAAATATTTGAGAAACTGAGGCAGGCTCTACTTTCGGAAGTTATTTACCAGTCTAGGACACTATTAAGTATTCAAAATCGTGACAAAAAACAAAAACCTGATTTTTTCTAGTTGAGTCATAGAAAATTCGGTCTTCTCCACAATAAAAACCAAATTTGTAAGATTAGTGAAATCAATATACTAAGTAAGTCAGCGTAAAATATTCAATGTTTGCAGTAAGCGCTTCAGCGATAAAGCGCTTACTACGAGCTAACTGTCAAGTTTTACTCTTCTTGACACAGTTTGATTTATTCGCGCCGACTTACTTAAATACTTAGACGCTTGTAAAGCGAGGTAATTTGGTAGAGGGCTGCATAACAGGCTTTACTCTTTCCCATTGTTGCTGGATTGGAGTCAGCCATTTCCATAAAAACTGACTTTGTCATCCGTATAAGTTCCTCATCGCGGAAAGAATCAGGTGGCTCTATTTTCCAACCTTCTGGAGTCTTGCGTGCAAAAGCAGAAAGTGATGCGAGGATGGGAAAAATTATACCGTCTGATACCTCCAAAATATTTTGATTTTCGTCACGTGTTATTCCTTTTTTCAATCCTGTACCCTTAAATCCTTGATGTTTTTTCCATTTTTCGTACAGTTGATAAGCTTGTGCGGCTACATCCAAATAGAACTGGTAGAGTTCTTTATACTTAGCACTATCTATCTTTTTTTCAGGCTGTTTTTCGCCCTTGGCAATACTGTAAATTTCCCGGAAGTCTTTTAGGCATTTGGCTTTTTTGTCATAGGTATAGACCTTATTCGGATTTTCTACCTCTTTTTCATTGAGCCACAGTTCTCCAGGAACAAGAGCAGCAATCACTTGAAGTAATCGTTCGGTAGCAAGGTAATCATCTGATAATTGAGTTTCAGATTTACGGAGCTTTTTACCAGATAACTTAGCTTGCAAACTTGCTTCTAGTTCATCTAGTTGCCCTAAGCGTCCTGCAATTGAGAGACTCATCACATCATTCTGAAAATTTCGTGCGATAGATATCTCCGCAATTAAGTCATCATCAGTGGTAATAATCAACTCAAAAGTTACGTGAATTTCAGGTATTTCTCCTCCAAACTTTTGACAATCGTTAAAAAAGTCCTTGATAACACCTTGAGTTTGTGAGCCGTTGATTATGCTTGGTTTAACGAGGAACAAGCATTTTTTTTGTTCATCAACAGTATAATCTCTAGATACAATAACCAACCCACCGTTGAGAACTGAAAATTTATGAGAACTATTTTTTAAGGTATCTTCTATAGCTCGGTGGACACTTGTTGGTCTACGTCTTTGTTTTCCTTCTGCATCTAGAAGATAGTCGCGGACATTTTCGTTTGTAGGAAGGCTTAAAACTGATGTTAATGGTGCGTGTCCAAAAAGAGTTTTACGATTGTTCTCAATATCTTCTGGACAACTAACATTGCGAAATGAATAGTAGGGAAACTCAACAAAATCAACACTACGTTTACTTGTTGCATGTTTCATATTGAATTCCTCATTTTTCGACGTTAGATCACCTTGGCAAGACCGCCAGCTACTAACTGGGGTAGGGTGGAATCAACAACTCAATAATAATAACCCAAAAGCTTGAGAATTGATTGGGAACTTCAAAAAAGATTTTCCCTAAATACTTACACAAAAAATCCCCCACCAAATGGCAGGGGATTTTATTACTTACCTATCAAAACTAGCAACCGGGTTAACCGAACTTACCAGCCGTCGAGGCAATGAGGAATGCTGCATAGGTTAGAACATAGCCCACAGAGAAGTGAACTAAACCAACCAAACGAGCTTGAACGATAGACAGAGCAACGGGCTTGTCTTTCCAGCGAACCAGGTTCGCAATTGGAGTACGCTCGTGTGCCCAAACAAGAGTTTCAATCAACTCTTGCCAGTAACCTCTCCAGGAGATGAGGAACATGAAGCCGGTAGCCCAAACTAGGTGTCCGAATAGGAACATCCAAGCCCAAACAGACAGGTTGTTCATGCCGTAGGGATTGTATCCGTTAATCAACTGAGCGGAGTTAGCCCAGAGGTAATCACGGAACCAGCCCATGAGGTATGTAGAAGATTCGTTGAACTGAGCAACGTTGCCTTGCCAAATACCCAAATGCTTCCAGTGCCAGTAGAAAGTTACCCAACCTACTGTGTTCAATGCCCAGAAAGTAGCGAGGTAAAAGGCGTCCCAAGCGGAGATGTCGCAAGTACCACCACGACCGGGGCCGTCGCAAGGGAAGGCGTAGCCGAAGTCCTTTTTATCGGGCATCAGCTTAGAACCACGAGCATCCAAAGCACCTTTAACCAATACTAAGGTGGTGGTGTGGATTGCTAGGGCAAAGGCATGGTGTACTAAAAAGTCACCAGGGCCAATTGTTAAGAACAGGGAATTAGTACCAGAGTTGATTGCATCCAGCCAACCAGGCAACCAAACGTTACCGTAGTTGGGATAAGCGGTGTAAGCAACACTGTCTGGGTTGGACAACAGAACGTCGAGTCCATACAGCACTTTACCGTGAGCAGCTTGGATGAACTGAGCAAACACAGGCTCAATCAAAATTTGCTTCTCGGGTGTGCCGAAGGCAACTACTACGTCGTTGTGTACATACAGACCCAAGGTGTGGAAGCCCAAGAACAGGGATACCCAGCTCAGGTGAGAGATAATCGCTTCTTTGTGCTTCAGCACGCGCTCAAGTACGTTGCCCTTATTTTGTTCGGGATCGTAGTCACGTACCCAGAAGATGGCACCGTGAGCGAATGCACCGAGCATCAAGAAAATGGCAATGTACTGGTGGTGAGTGTACAACGCTGCCTGAGTTGTGTAGTCCTTAGCAATAAATGCGTAAGGAGGCAGGGAGTACATGTGTTGCGCTACCAAGGAGGTGATTACACCCAAGCAAGCTAGGTGCCAACCCAACTGGAAGTGCAAAGAGTTGTTGTAGGTTTCATAAATGCCTTGGTGAGGCATGTTGAAGGGGCCTTCTACGGATTTGCCGAAGAAGGTTTTGGCATCCATCATTTCTTTGATGCTGTGACCGATGCCAAAGTTGGTGCGGTACATGTGACCGGCAACGATGAATAGTACTGCGATCGCTAAGTGGTGGTGAGCCATATCAGTCAACCACAGCGATTCAGTCTGAGGATGGAAACCACCTAAGAAAGTTAGAATCGCAGTACCAGATCCTTGGGAAGTGCCGAACACATGGTTTGCAGTGTCTGGGTTCTGTGCGTAAACACCCCAGTTACCTGTAAAGAAAGGTTGCAAGCCTGCTGGGTGGGGCAGAGTGCTGAGGAAGTTATCCCAGCCTACATGCTGTCCGCGAGATTCGGGGATAGCGACGTGAACCAAGTGACCAGTCCAAGCCAATGAACTTACACCGAACAAACCTGCCAAGTGGTGGTTGAGGCGAGACTCAGCCATCTTGAACCAAGCGAGGCTGGGACGGAATTTGGGTTGTAAGTGCAACCAGCCAGCAAACAGGAACAAGGATGCTAACAATAGCAGGAAGATGGAACCCATGTACAGGTCGCCATTTGTCCGCATACCGATGGTGTACCACCAGTGGTAGACCCCAGAGTATGCAATGTTTACTGGATAGTTAGCTCCACCTTGAGTGAAAGCTTCTATTGCAGGTTTACCGAAGTGGGGGTCCCAAATCGCGTGGGCGATCGGACGGATATGAAGGGGATCTTTAATCCACTGTTCAAAGTTACCTTGCCAGGCTACGTGGAATAGAAGGCTGGAAGCCCACAGGAAAATGATTGCCAGATGACCGAAGTGAGTAGCGAAAATCTTTTGGTAGAGATTTTCTTCGGTCATGCCATCATGGCTTTCAAAATCATTTCCCATAGCCATCGCATACCAGATCCGACGTGTCGTCGGATCTTGTGCGAGATCCTGGCTAAATTTTGGAAATTTTGTTGCCATAGGTTAAATAAATCCTCTGACTCTTAGCCATCAAGTATCAGCGTTGTTAGTTGTTAGTTGTTAGTTGTTAGTTGTTAGTTGTTAGTTGTTAGTTGTTTGTTGTTTGTTGTTTGTTATTTATTCCAAACAACGACCAACCACCAACAAAATCCTACTAACCACTAACTACTAACCACTAACCACTAACTGTTCAAGCCGATTACTAGCCTATTGAAAGGATGTGTGCGTGGAAGAATGCCCAGGTTGTGGCAATTCCTCCCAAGAGGTAGTGAGCTACCCCTACAGCCCGACCTTGAATGATGCTCAGAGCACGAGGCTGAATTGACGGTGCCACTTTCAGTTTATTATGTGCCCAGACAATGGACTCAATCAATTCTTGCCAGTAGCCACGACCACTGAACAGGAACATCAAGCTAAATGCCCAGACAAAGTGTGCGCCCAAGAACATCAATCCATATGCTGACAGCGCACTGCCATAGGAGTTGATGACTTGTACCGCTTGTGCCCATAAGAAGTCACGCAACCAGCCATTGATGGTGATGGCACTTTGGGCAAAGTTACCACCTGTAATGTGAGTTACATTACCAGCTGCGTCTACCGTTCCCCAGACGTCAGATTGCATCTTCCAGCTGAAGTGGAAAATTGCAATTGAAATGGTGTTGTACATCCAGAACAATCCGAGGAACACATGGTCCCAACCAGATACCTGACAGGTACCACCACGACCAGGGCCATCACAAGGGAAGCGGAAGCCTAAGTTTGCCTTGTCTGGAATCAGACGGGAGCTACGAGCAAACAGGAATCCTTTTAGAAGAATCAGAGCTGTGACATGAATTTGGAATGCGTGAATATGGTGGATCATAAAGTCCGCCGTACCCAACGCAATTGGCATCATTGCCACTTTGCCGCCTACAGCGAGGATACCGCCGCCGAAGGCATAGCTAACAGGTTGAAGCGCATTAGGTGCAGTTGCACCGGGAGCAATGGTGTGTAGGTTTTGTACCCACTGAGCGAACACAGGTTGCAACTGAATTGCCGCATCCGAGAACATGTCTTGGGGACGACCCAAGGCACGCATTGTGTCGTTGTGGACGTACAATCCAAAGCTATGGAAGCCAAGGAATATACATACCCAGTTCAGGTGAGAGATAATTGCATCTCTGTGACGGATTACCCGATCCAAAACGTTGTTTTGGTTAACTACGGGATCGTAGTCACGCACCATGAAGATAGCAGCGTGTGCAGCACCACCAACAATTAAGAAGCCACCAATCCACATGTGGTGAGTGAAAATGCAGAGTTGGGTAGCGTAGTCGGTTGCCAAGTACGGATACGGAGGCATCGCGTACATGTGGTGCGCCACGATGATGGTCAGTGAACCCAGCATGGCAAGGTTGGTTGCCAACTGAGCGTGCCAAGAGGTGGTCATGTTTTCATAGAGACCCTTATGACCATCACCAGTGAAGGGGCCTTTGTGGTTTTCTAGGATCTCTTTGATGCTGTGACCAATACCCCAGTTGGTACGGTACATGTGACCGGCAATGATGAATAATACTGCGATCGCCAAGTGGTGATGGGCAATATCTGTCATCCACAAGCCACCCGTGACTGGGTTTAGACCTCCCTTAAAGGTGAGGAAGTCAGCATATGTACCCCAATTCAATGTGAAGAAAGGCGCTAAACCATTCGCAAAGCTGGGATACAGTTCGGTCAACAAGTCTTTGTTCAAAATGAACTCGTGGGGCAACGGTATGTCCCTGAGGGGCACTCCCGCATCCAAAAGCTTGTTGGTAGGCGCAGATACGTGAATTATGTGTCCTGCCCAGCCCAAAGAACCACAACCTAGCAAAACTTGCAAGTGGTGATTCAACATTGACTCGGCGTTCTGGAACCATTCCAACTTGGGAGCGCGCTTGTGGTAGTGGAACCAGCCGGCAAACAAGAGTAAGCCTGCTAATACTAGACCACCAATCGCAGTGCAGTACAGTTGGAACGAGTTGGTAATACCCCAACCACGCCAAACTTGGAACAAGCCAGAAGTAATTTGAATACCGTGGAAGCCGCCGCCGACATCCCCATTCAAAATATCTTGACCAACGATTGGCCAAACGACTTGAGCGCTAGGTTTGACGTTCAGAGGGTCGCTCAACCAAGCTTCATAGTTTGAAAAACGAGCGCCATGAAAAATCATCCCGCTCAGCCACAAAGTCACTACTGCTAAGTGACCGAAGTGTGCTGCGAATATCTTGCGGGAAATGTCTTCTAAATCGCTTGTATGTGTATCAAAATCGTGGGCGAGTGCATGTAGGTTCCAAATCCACGTAGTGGTTTTGGGACCTTTAGCTAGAGTTCTGTCGAAATGTCCTGGCTTAGCCCACCTCTCAAATGAAGTAGGAACCGGGTCGTTATCGACTATTACTCTTGCTTTTTTTTCCTCTCGCTCCGGAGGACTTATTGTCATTCGACCTCCTCTCTTAAAAGGGACTGAGGAATTATGTTTGCCACAAGCTGTCTTCTTAGCTTTAGTTAAATTTAGCCGCATCCTCCAGAAAGAGGGTGGAGCAGCGATGAAGACTCTATGTGGAGAGTGGTTTCTGTTGAATTATAAAGTCTTCTCTCACACATTGTTGGAGACATTTTAACAATAATTCAAAATCCTTGGAGTAATTGTGTAATCTGCTTTTCGCTTTTAAAAGACTTGTCAAAAAGTCAATAGTTTCTCTATTTATTTTACAAACGGAAACAATTCGCAAACTTTATAGTTCTATTTAGAGCAAATCATCTTAATCACCTTTATTTTGGTTACAGCATTCTTACCAAATAGCGTGTATTTCCGTTATGAGGATTACTAAATCATGGTTAAATTACTATTAAGAAAAATAGTTATTTTCCTTACATAAGATTAAGTTATGCTGAAATAAGCAAATTGACACTCAGATTCTTCAGGCAAGAGCAAGGCAAATTTTAGCCTTTGGGTCGTAGTTATAATGGATAGTCTGAGCCACAATAATCTGTCAGTTGTTAAATGAGTATCATCGGTGGAAAGTATGAACTCCTGGCGGACAGCGGCTTTAACTCTCCTAAAGTCGCTAATGGCATTGGTTTTGGTATTGAGTTTAACCAGTTGTGGTGAGAAAGCTGTTAGCCAAGAACCGTTTGGTAAGTTGCGAGAAAGTCCTCAAATTACAACCAAGCAATTCTCAGAAGTTGCCCCACCAGCGGTCATTCAAGAACTACGTCAAAGTTTGGAAGTTTATCAACCCCAGGTATCAATACTTACTCCCCAGTCAGATGAAGTCCTTCAAGACAACACGGTTGCAGTCCGCTTTCAGGTAAAAGATTTACCTATATATAAGGACTCACAACTAGATATGGGTCCCCATCTGCACGTAATTCTTGATAATGAACCATATATAGCTGTCTACGACCTCAAGCAGCCTCTGGTTTTATCTGACTTGTCTCCAGGTACCCATACCCTACGTGTATTTGCCTCCCGTCCTTGGCACGAAAGTTTTAAAAATGAAGGCGCTTATGCCCAAACGACATTTCACATTTTTACTAAAAGCGATGACAATAACCCCGATCCAGCCTTACCCTTGCTAACCTACAGCCGTCCCAAAGGCAGCTATGGGGCAGAACCTATTCTGCTAGACTTTTACCTAACTAACGCCCCATTACACTTGGTAGCTAAAGATAACCCCAACGACCAATTTGCAGATTGGCGGGTTCGCTGCACAATTAATGGTGAAAGTTTCGTTCTCGATCGCTGGCAACCAGTTTATCTCAAAGGCTTTAAGCCAGGTAAAAACTGGGT
It encodes:
- a CDS encoding SGNH/GDSL hydrolase family protein; protein product: MRDVYLLAAGLLTGIVVPVLPQQSTVNSDNQVTWNTKQNLQPAVGGTVAPTLETPSPEFSDRNLAVAESLPKPSYKPVRKLVSGNQLYYHRLAALKAGKIYTRSYDDYLQTLSESGDKYKLTYQDWKGLLAMEAKAIAKGQGNNRLSILLGDSLSMWFPKDMLPSEKLWLNQGISGDTSSGVLTRLSAFATTKPSVIYVMAGINDLRRGATDEEILSNHRRIIRRLQQNHPDSVIIIQSILPTRLPTISNSRVTRINHRLALIAQQEGVNYLNLYNWFADFQGNLREDLTTDGLHLNENGYEIWQAVLNRIESRLAFGKLERSQ
- a CDS encoding DNA-methyltransferase — encoded protein: MTQEQIKSEKAINFTPYYSQNYGAAYLGDSQELIKFIEDNSINLIITSPPFALTRKKEYGNESAEKYIEWFLPFAYEFKRVLVDDGSFVLDLGGAYLPGNPVRSIYQYELLVRLCKEVGFFLAQEFYHYNPARLPTPAEWVTIRRIRVKDSVNVVWWLSKTPHPKADNRKVLKPYSQSMKQLLKNGYKAKMRPSGHDISEKFQKNNQGAIPPNLLEIANTESNSVYLRRCKAAGIQPHPARFPQGFAEFFIKFLTDEGDLILDPFAGSNTTGFVAETLQRRWISFEMNENYAIGSRYRFEE
- the cynS gene encoding cyanase, with translation MSIPEITQKLLAAKKDKGLSFTDLERILGRDEVWIAAAIYRQASASEEEAKQLVEALGLDESYVKELTEYPVKGLGPVVPTDPLIYRFYEIMQVYGMPMKAVIHEKFGDGIMSAIDFTLDIEKEEDPKGDRVKVIMSGKFLPYKKW
- a CDS encoding AIPR family protein, yielding MKHATSKRSVDFVEFPYYSFRNVSCPEDIENNRKTLFGHAPLTSVLSLPTNENVRDYLLDAEGKQRRRPTSVHRAIEDTLKNSSHKFSVLNGGLVIVSRDYTVDEQKKCLFLVKPSIINGSQTQGVIKDFFNDCQKFGGEIPEIHVTFELIITTDDDLIAEISIARNFQNDVMSLSIAGRLGQLDELEASLQAKLSGKKLRKSETQLSDDYLATERLLQVIAALVPGELWLNEKEVENPNKVYTYDKKAKCLKDFREIYSIAKGEKQPEKKIDSAKYKELYQFYLDVAAQAYQLYEKWKKHQGFKGTGLKKGITRDENQNILEVSDGIIFPILASLSAFARKTPEGWKIEPPDSFRDEELIRMTKSVFMEMADSNPATMGKSKACYAALYQITSLYKRLSI
- the psaB gene encoding photosystem I core protein PsaB, translating into MATKFPKFSQDLAQDPTTRRIWYAMAMGNDFESHDGMTEENLYQKIFATHFGHLAIIFLWASSLLFHVAWQGNFEQWIKDPLHIRPIAHAIWDPHFGKPAIEAFTQGGANYPVNIAYSGVYHWWYTIGMRTNGDLYMGSIFLLLLASLFLFAGWLHLQPKFRPSLAWFKMAESRLNHHLAGLFGVSSLAWTGHLVHVAIPESRGQHVGWDNFLSTLPHPAGLQPFFTGNWGVYAQNPDTANHVFGTSQGSGTAILTFLGGFHPQTESLWLTDMAHHHLAIAVLFIVAGHMYRTNFGIGHSIKEMMDAKTFFGKSVEGPFNMPHQGIYETYNNSLHFQLGWHLACLGVITSLVAQHMYSLPPYAFIAKDYTTQAALYTHHQYIAIFLMLGAFAHGAIFWVRDYDPEQNKGNVLERVLKHKEAIISHLSWVSLFLGFHTLGLYVHNDVVVAFGTPEKQILIEPVFAQFIQAAHGKVLYGLDVLLSNPDSVAYTAYPNYGNVWLPGWLDAINSGTNSLFLTIGPGDFLVHHAFALAIHTTTLVLVKGALDARGSKLMPDKKDFGYAFPCDGPGRGGTCDISAWDAFYLATFWALNTVGWVTFYWHWKHLGIWQGNVAQFNESSTYLMGWFRDYLWANSAQLINGYNPYGMNNLSVWAWMFLFGHLVWATGFMFLISWRGYWQELIETLVWAHERTPIANLVRWKDKPVALSIVQARLVGLVHFSVGYVLTYAAFLIASTAGKFG
- the psaA gene encoding photosystem I core protein PsaA — protein: MTISPPEREEKKARVIVDNDPVPTSFERWAKPGHFDRTLAKGPKTTTWIWNLHALAHDFDTHTSDLEDISRKIFAAHFGHLAVVTLWLSGMIFHGARFSNYEAWLSDPLNVKPSAQVVWPIVGQDILNGDVGGGFHGIQITSGLFQVWRGWGITNSFQLYCTAIGGLVLAGLLLFAGWFHYHKRAPKLEWFQNAESMLNHHLQVLLGCGSLGWAGHIIHVSAPTNKLLDAGVPLRDIPLPHEFILNKDLLTELYPSFANGLAPFFTLNWGTYADFLTFKGGLNPVTGGLWMTDIAHHHLAIAVLFIIAGHMYRTNWGIGHSIKEILENHKGPFTGDGHKGLYENMTTSWHAQLATNLAMLGSLTIIVAHHMYAMPPYPYLATDYATQLCIFTHHMWIGGFLIVGGAAHAAIFMVRDYDPVVNQNNVLDRVIRHRDAIISHLNWVCIFLGFHSFGLYVHNDTMRALGRPQDMFSDAAIQLQPVFAQWVQNLHTIAPGATAPNALQPVSYAFGGGILAVGGKVAMMPIALGTADFMIHHIHAFQIHVTALILLKGFLFARSSRLIPDKANLGFRFPCDGPGRGGTCQVSGWDHVFLGLFWMYNTISIAIFHFSWKMQSDVWGTVDAAGNVTHITGGNFAQSAITINGWLRDFLWAQAVQVINSYGSALSAYGLMFLGAHFVWAFSLMFLFSGRGYWQELIESIVWAHNKLKVAPSIQPRALSIIQGRAVGVAHYLLGGIATTWAFFHAHILSIG